Proteins encoded together in one Peribacillus asahii window:
- a CDS encoding fumarate hydratase, whose translation MDMFKFQESMYSLIVETSTNLPKDVRRAIKGAKARENAGTRSAMSLATITNNITMADDNVSPICQDTGLPTFKIKTPVGVNQLEIAEAVRNALVLATKAGKLRPNAVDSLTGENSGDNLGEGLPVIKFEQWDKDYIDARLILKGGGCENKNIQYSLPCELEGLGKAGRDLDGIRKCIMHSVYQAQGQGCSAGFIGVGIGGDRSSGYDLAKAQLFRSNDDVNPNEDLRKLEEYVMEHANELGIGTMGFGGETTLLGCKVGVMHRLPASFFVSVAYNCWAFRRLGVKVNPETGEINEWLYQEGEKIDFALEDKQAEQETAAASEAAVEGPREVVLEAPITEEKIRELKVGDVVHINGRMYTGRDAIHKHLSENDSPIDLDGQIIYHCGPVMLKDDEGKWHVKAAGPTTSIREEPYQGDIMKRFGIRAVIGKGGMGPKTLAALEEHGGVYLNAIGGAAQYYADCIKSVDGVNFTEFGIPEAMWHLSVEGFTAVVTMDSHGNSLHKDVQQTSLEKLAKFKETVFK comes from the coding sequence ATGGATATGTTTAAATTTCAAGAAAGTATGTACAGTCTAATTGTAGAAACATCTACAAATTTACCAAAAGACGTGCGTCGTGCAATTAAAGGTGCAAAAGCACGCGAAAATGCTGGTACACGTTCAGCAATGAGTTTGGCAACGATTACAAATAACATTACAATGGCGGATGATAATGTATCTCCAATCTGTCAAGATACAGGACTGCCAACATTCAAAATTAAAACACCAGTTGGCGTAAATCAACTTGAAATTGCAGAAGCGGTTCGCAATGCGTTAGTTCTTGCGACAAAAGCAGGAAAGCTTCGTCCAAATGCAGTTGACTCTTTAACAGGGGAAAATAGCGGTGATAACTTAGGAGAAGGTCTTCCGGTTATCAAATTTGAACAATGGGATAAAGATTATATCGATGCGCGCCTAATTCTTAAAGGTGGCGGTTGTGAAAATAAAAATATTCAATACAGCCTTCCATGTGAGCTTGAAGGACTAGGTAAAGCAGGTCGTGACCTAGACGGTATTCGTAAATGTATCATGCACTCTGTATACCAAGCACAAGGGCAAGGATGTAGTGCTGGATTCATCGGTGTTGGAATTGGTGGAGATCGCTCTTCAGGATACGATTTAGCAAAAGCGCAACTTTTCCGCAGCAATGATGATGTAAATCCAAACGAAGATCTTCGTAAATTAGAAGAATACGTAATGGAGCATGCAAATGAATTAGGCATCGGAACAATGGGCTTTGGCGGTGAAACAACATTATTAGGTTGTAAAGTTGGTGTTATGCACCGTCTTCCAGCTAGTTTCTTCGTTTCTGTTGCGTACAACTGTTGGGCATTCCGTCGCTTAGGTGTGAAAGTAAACCCTGAAACAGGCGAAATTAACGAATGGTTATATCAAGAAGGCGAAAAAATCGACTTCGCACTTGAAGATAAGCAAGCAGAGCAAGAAACAGCAGCAGCATCTGAAGCAGCTGTAGAAGGACCTCGTGAGGTTGTTCTAGAAGCACCAATTACAGAAGAGAAAATCCGTGAACTTAAAGTCGGTGACGTTGTTCATATTAACGGTAGAATGTACACAGGCCGTGATGCAATCCACAAGCACTTATCTGAAAATGATTCACCAATCGATTTAGATGGTCAAATTATCTATCACTGTGGTCCAGTTATGCTGAAAGATGACGAAGGTAAATGGCATGTAAAAGCAGCTGGTCCAACAACAAGTATTCGTGAAGAACCATACCAAGGGGATATCATGAAGAGGTTCGGAATCCGTGCTGTTATCGGTAAAGGCGGAATGGGACCAAAAACATTGGCAGCGCTTGAAGAGCACGGCGGCGTTTACTTAAACGCAATCGGTGGAGCGGCTCAATACTATGCAGATTGTATCAAATCTGTTGACGGTGTGAACTTTACAGAGTTCGGTATCCCTGAAGCAATGTGGCACTTAAGTGTTGAAGGTTTCACGGCGGTTGTTACAATGGACTCACACGGAAACAGCTTACACAAAGACGTTCAACAAACATCATTAGAAAAATTAGCTAAGTTTAAAGAAACAGTATTTAAATAA